From a single Daphnia pulex isolate KAP4 chromosome 2, ASM2113471v1 genomic region:
- the LOC124210513 gene encoding S-methyl-5'-thioadenosine phosphorylase-like isoform X1: MSKVKIGIIGGSGFYSLDALIDPVEKSVTTPFGEPSDNLVCGKISGVDCVVLARHNRKHGIMPTNINYRANIWALKEEGCTHVIVSTACGSLQEEIAPGDLVILDQFIDRTTKRAQTFYDGTCEKLSGVCHLPVDEPFCGLTRSCLKQAAEESNIPVHATGTCITIEGPRFSSKAESFLFKSWGGHVINMTTVPECVLAKEAGLCYAAIAMATDYDCWHPHNEKVNVELALKTFRENVGKVTQLLCAAVPIIAKVDWSVTIQELKDFNQFYRSTDSTKTLRAFT, translated from the exons ATGTCAAAAGTGAAg ATTGGTATCATCGGTGGGTCCGGTTTCTATTCATTGGATGCGTTGATTGATCCTGTTGAAAAGTCTGTGACTACTCCTTTCGGTGAACCTTCAGATAATCTCGTTTGCGGGAAAATTTCTGGGGTTGACTGTGTTGTATTAGCCAG ACACAATCGTAAACATGGAATAATGCCCACCAATATCAATTACCGAGCCAATATTTGggcattgaaagaagaaggatgTACCCATGTTATTGTTTCAACTGCCTGTGGCTCCTTGCAGGAAGAAATAGCTCCTGGTGATCTTGTAATTCTCGATCAATTCATAGACAG AACTACTAAAAGAGCTCaaacattttatgatggaaCATGTGAAAAGCTGAGTGGTGTTTGTCATTTGCCAGTAGATGAACCCTTTTGTGGACTTACTCGCTCTTGCTTGAAACAAGCTGCAGAAGAATCCAACATACCTGTACACGCTACAGGTACTTGCATCACTATTGAAGGGCCAAGGTTCTCATCCAAGGCAGAAAGCTTTCTATTCAAATCTTGGGGTGGTCATGTAATAAACATGACAACTGTTCCAGAG TGTGTTTTGGCTAAAGAAGCTGGGCTTTGCTATGCTGCCATAGCTATGGCTACTGATTACGACTGTTGGCATCCGCATAATGAAAAAG TCAATGTAGAGCTTGCATTGAAAACGTTCcgtgaaaatgttggaaaagtTACTCAACTTTTGTGTGCTGCAGTTCCAATTATTGCGAAAGTCGACTGGTCTGTTACTATTCAGGAACTTAAG gatttcaatcaattttaccGGAGTACAGATTCAACGAAGACTCTAAGAGCTTTCACGTGA
- the LOC124210513 gene encoding S-methyl-5'-thioadenosine phosphorylase-like isoform X2, whose product MSKVKIGIIGGSGFYSLDALIDPVEKSVTTPFGEPSDNLVCGKISGVDCVVLARHNRKHGIMPTNINYRANIWALKEEGCTHVIVSTACGSLQEEIAPGDLVILDQFIDRTTKRAQTFYDGTCEKLSGVCHLPVDEPFCGLTRSCLKQAAEESNIPVHATGTCITIEGPRFSSKAESFLFKSWGGHVINMTTVPECVLAKEAGLCYAAIAMATDYDCWHPHNEKVNVELALKTFRENVGKVTQLLCAAVPIIAKVDWSVTIQELKETIKNSVMA is encoded by the exons ATGTCAAAAGTGAAg ATTGGTATCATCGGTGGGTCCGGTTTCTATTCATTGGATGCGTTGATTGATCCTGTTGAAAAGTCTGTGACTACTCCTTTCGGTGAACCTTCAGATAATCTCGTTTGCGGGAAAATTTCTGGGGTTGACTGTGTTGTATTAGCCAG ACACAATCGTAAACATGGAATAATGCCCACCAATATCAATTACCGAGCCAATATTTGggcattgaaagaagaaggatgTACCCATGTTATTGTTTCAACTGCCTGTGGCTCCTTGCAGGAAGAAATAGCTCCTGGTGATCTTGTAATTCTCGATCAATTCATAGACAG AACTACTAAAAGAGCTCaaacattttatgatggaaCATGTGAAAAGCTGAGTGGTGTTTGTCATTTGCCAGTAGATGAACCCTTTTGTGGACTTACTCGCTCTTGCTTGAAACAAGCTGCAGAAGAATCCAACATACCTGTACACGCTACAGGTACTTGCATCACTATTGAAGGGCCAAGGTTCTCATCCAAGGCAGAAAGCTTTCTATTCAAATCTTGGGGTGGTCATGTAATAAACATGACAACTGTTCCAGAG TGTGTTTTGGCTAAAGAAGCTGGGCTTTGCTATGCTGCCATAGCTATGGCTACTGATTACGACTGTTGGCATCCGCATAATGAAAAAG TCAATGTAGAGCTTGCATTGAAAACGTTCcgtgaaaatgttggaaaagtTACTCAACTTTTGTGTGCTGCAGTTCCAATTATTGCGAAAGTCGACTGGTCTGTTACTATTCAGGAACTTAAG GAAACGATTAAAAATAGCGTTATGGCTTGA